Proteins encoded by one window of Rhodohalobacter sp. SW132:
- a CDS encoding DedA family protein, with the protein METVTGELIDWILTLSPLSVYAIFALVAYLENVVPPIPGDILVVFGGYLAAEQVVGFNLLLLFTTIASVIGFMNMYGIGYYFGDKIEAQRQKFWLMKVVDVKYFDRGKRWMHRWGQGVILANRFLAGTRSVISVTAGLTKTRVLSTVISATISSLLWNLILLGLGWFVHENWQIIGHYLNIYGWFVLGIIVLAVAGRFLFVRYVKQGATENREI; encoded by the coding sequence ATGGAAACAGTTACCGGGGAGCTTATCGATTGGATTTTGACGCTGTCTCCATTGAGTGTTTATGCGATATTTGCACTGGTGGCATATCTTGAAAATGTAGTTCCGCCAATTCCGGGTGATATCCTGGTGGTATTTGGGGGGTATCTTGCCGCAGAACAGGTTGTTGGTTTCAACCTCTTGTTGCTGTTCACTACAATCGCTTCAGTGATTGGTTTTATGAATATGTATGGTATCGGCTATTATTTTGGGGATAAAATTGAGGCCCAGCGTCAAAAATTTTGGCTGATGAAAGTGGTTGATGTAAAATATTTTGACCGGGGCAAGAGATGGATGCATCGATGGGGTCAGGGTGTTATATTAGCAAACCGTTTTTTAGCGGGTACCCGATCTGTTATTTCGGTAACAGCAGGGCTGACTAAAACACGCGTTTTGTCAACTGTAATTTCTGCTACGATCAGCTCACTGCTTTGGAACTTAATTTTGCTTGGATTAGGTTGGTTTGTGCATGAAAACTGGCAGATTATTGGTCATTACCTGAATATATATGGCTGGTTTGTTCTTGGGATAATTGTTTTGGCTGTTGCCGGAAGATTTCTCTTCGTACGCTATGTAAAACAAGGCGCGACAGAAAACAGAGAGATTTAA